From the genome of Streptomyces sp. NBC_01116, one region includes:
- a CDS encoding helix-turn-helix domain-containing protein, which produces MPRWKALPEELDPQIREFASQLRRLVDRSGLNINAVADRTGYSKTSWERYLNGRLLPPRGAVLALAEVTGTPQHHLTTMWELAERAWSRAEMRHDMTIEAIRITQARAALGELGTTSPDAPAGGRSGRSSAGGRHSASGAGARVPAAAGPAGTDAPPRDAHGRDAYGGGAHEPADDDTRRLLVPTQRGTAPHPDRRQDRPYDGGRDRGGQRPVRNTAENTGRGSGSGRDRRGTRPGRTTGGHGPGAAMLAVGAVGALIVVVGAVLLAPGDDAAKAAPSPSAAPTKAATELPVGVECSGADCAGQDPEAMGCGGEFARTVAGAVVGGSKIEVRYSEVCSASWARLTEAAIGDTVRITVGEGAQSGEVMGDSEAYTPMVAVKKAADAKACATLTSGTKGCTDPGE; this is translated from the coding sequence ATGCCTCGTTGGAAGGCACTGCCCGAAGAGCTCGACCCGCAGATCAGGGAGTTCGCCAGCCAGCTGCGCAGGCTCGTCGACCGCAGCGGGCTGAACATCAACGCGGTGGCCGACCGCACGGGTTACAGCAAGACGTCCTGGGAGCGGTATCTCAACGGGCGGCTGCTCCCCCCGCGCGGAGCCGTCCTGGCCCTCGCCGAGGTGACAGGCACCCCGCAGCACCACCTCACGACCATGTGGGAGCTGGCGGAGCGGGCCTGGAGCCGCGCCGAGATGCGCCATGACATGACGATCGAGGCCATCCGCATCACGCAGGCCCGTGCCGCGCTCGGCGAGCTCGGCACGACGTCTCCCGACGCCCCCGCGGGCGGCCGGTCCGGCCGGTCCTCCGCCGGCGGCCGGCACAGCGCGTCCGGCGCCGGTGCGCGGGTTCCCGCCGCCGCGGGCCCGGCCGGCACGGACGCCCCGCCCCGCGACGCCCACGGCAGGGACGCGTACGGCGGCGGGGCCCACGAGCCCGCCGACGACGACACGCGCCGGCTCCTCGTCCCCACCCAGCGCGGTACCGCACCGCACCCCGACCGCCGGCAGGACCGACCGTACGACGGCGGGCGGGACCGGGGCGGGCAGCGGCCGGTGCGGAACACGGCGGAGAACACCGGCCGCGGCTCCGGCTCCGGCCGGGACAGGCGCGGCACCCGACCGGGCAGGACCACCGGCGGCCACGGGCCTGGCGCCGCCATGCTCGCCGTCGGGGCCGTCGGCGCCCTGATCGTCGTGGTCGGCGCGGTGCTGCTCGCACCGGGCGACGACGCGGCCAAGGCCGCGCCCTCCCCGTCAGCGGCCCCCACGAAGGCCGCCACGGAGCTGCCCGTGGGTGTCGAGTGCAGCGGCGCGGACTGCGCCGGGCAGGACCCCGAGGCGATGGGCTGCGGCGGTGAGTTCGCCCGTACGGTGGCCGGCGCCGTGGTCGGCGGCAGCAAGATCGAGGTCCGCTACAGCGAGGTCTGCTCCGCCTCCTGGGCCCGGCTCACCGAGGCGGCCATCGGCGACACCGTGCGGATCACCGTCGGCGAGGGCGCGCAGAGCGGCGAGGTCATGGGGGACTCCGAGGCGTACACCCCGATGGTCGCGGTGAAGAAGGCGGCCGACGCCAAGGCCTGCGCGACGCTCACCTCCGGCACGAAGGGGTGCACCGACCCGGGCGAGTGA
- a CDS encoding malate dehydrogenase, with amino-acid sequence MTRTPVNVTVTGAAGQIGYALLFRIASGHLLGPDVPVNLRLLEIPQGLKAAEGTAMELDDCAFPLLRGIEITDDPNVGFAGANVALLVGARPRTKGMERGDLLAANGGIFKPQGKAINDNAADDIKVLVVGNPANTNALIAQAAAPDVPAERFTAMTRLDHNRAISQLAAKTGAAVSDIKKLTIWGNHSATQYPDIFHAEIAGKNAAEVVDDEVWLADTFIPTVAKRGAAIIEARGASSAASAANAAIDHVHTWVNGTAAGDWTSMGIPSDGSYGVPEGIISSFPVTTKDGKYEIVQGLDINEFSRTRIDASVKELTEERDAVRELGLI; translated from the coding sequence ATGACCCGCACTCCCGTGAATGTCACCGTGACCGGCGCAGCCGGCCAGATCGGCTACGCGCTGCTCTTCCGCATCGCCTCCGGCCACCTGCTCGGCCCGGACGTGCCGGTCAACCTGCGCCTCCTGGAGATCCCGCAGGGCCTCAAGGCCGCCGAGGGCACCGCGATGGAGCTCGACGACTGCGCCTTCCCGCTGCTGCGCGGCATCGAGATCACCGACGACCCGAACGTCGGCTTCGCCGGTGCGAACGTCGCCCTGCTCGTCGGCGCCCGCCCGCGCACCAAGGGCATGGAGCGCGGTGACCTGCTCGCCGCCAACGGCGGCATCTTCAAGCCGCAGGGCAAGGCCATCAACGACAACGCCGCGGACGACATCAAGGTCCTCGTCGTCGGCAACCCGGCCAACACCAACGCGCTCATCGCGCAGGCCGCCGCCCCGGACGTACCGGCGGAGCGCTTCACCGCGATGACCCGTCTGGACCACAACCGCGCGATCTCGCAGCTGGCGGCCAAGACCGGCGCCGCCGTCTCCGACATCAAGAAGCTGACGATCTGGGGCAACCACTCGGCCACCCAGTACCCGGACATCTTCCACGCGGAGATCGCCGGCAAGAACGCGGCCGAGGTCGTCGACGACGAGGTGTGGCTGGCCGACACCTTCATCCCGACCGTCGCCAAGCGCGGCGCCGCGATCATCGAGGCCCGTGGCGCGTCCTCGGCCGCATCGGCCGCCAACGCCGCCATCGACCACGTGCACACCTGGGTCAACGGCACCGCCGCCGGCGACTGGACCTCGATGGGCATCCCGTCGGACGGCTCCTACGGCGTCCCCGAGGGCATCATCTCCTCCTTCCCGGTCACCACGAAGGACGGGAAGTACGAGATCGTCCAGGGCCTGGACATCAACGAGTTCTCCCGTACGCGCATCGACGCGTCGGTCAAGGAGCTCACCGAGGAGCGCGACGCGGTCCGCGAGCTCGGCCTCATCTGA
- a CDS encoding carboxymuconolactone decarboxylase family protein has translation MTTTHEHHHAPADLVPEHPPRLSVSQLLPDVYKAMVRLDIAARKGLDPVLVELVKIRASQLNQCAFCLDMHSKDALAAGESVERIVQLSAWKESQHFYTAKELAALALTEAVTVLTDGFVPDEVYEQAAEHFEETELAQLIAAITVINAWNRFGVSGRLTPGHYTPGDFTS, from the coding sequence ATGACCACGACGCACGAGCACCACCACGCCCCGGCCGACCTCGTCCCCGAGCACCCGCCCCGGCTCTCCGTCTCCCAGCTCCTCCCGGACGTCTACAAGGCGATGGTCCGGCTCGACATCGCCGCCCGCAAGGGCCTGGACCCGGTCCTGGTCGAGCTGGTGAAGATCCGGGCCTCGCAGCTCAACCAGTGCGCGTTCTGCCTGGACATGCACAGCAAGGACGCGCTCGCGGCGGGCGAGTCCGTCGAGCGGATCGTCCAGCTCAGCGCCTGGAAGGAGTCGCAGCACTTCTACACCGCGAAGGAGCTGGCGGCGCTCGCCCTGACCGAGGCCGTCACCGTCCTGACCGACGGGTTCGTCCCGGACGAGGTGTACGAGCAGGCGGCCGAGCACTTCGAGGAGACCGAGCTGGCCCAGCTGATCGCGGCCATCACCGTGATCAACGCCTGGAACCGCTTCGGCGTGTCCGGCCGGCTGACTCCCGGGCACTACACGCCCGGCGATTTCACGAGCTGA
- a CDS encoding PLP-dependent aminotransferase family protein, with protein sequence MTDSWATFGADLHLEPVGQGLRSGLMEALREAVRTGRLTPGTRLPSSRVLAADLGVARNTVADAYAELVAEGWLTARQGSGTRVARRSAPRRTDPAAAPSRPVRPRAGYNLRPGSPDLSAFPRTAWLKAARKALTAAPDEAFGYGDPHGRVELRTVLAEYLARARGVYADPERIVICSGFAHGLTLLGRVLRRRGVREIAVESYNLDLHTGLLTDAGLRTPCLPLDEHGSRTGELTALRGAGAVLLTPAHQFPTGVPLHPDRRAAAVDWARSTGGLILEDDYDGEFRYDRQPVGALQSLDPERVVHLGTASKSLAPGLRLGWMVLPRSLVGEVVAAKGVSDWMSGSPDQLTLAEFIASGAYDRHVRSMRLRYRRRRDQLVAALAERAPGIEVSGIAAGLHAVLELPPGAERSVVQAAAFQGLALDGLARYRHPDAPAARDALVIGYGSPSESAWAGALDALCRVLP encoded by the coding sequence ATGACGGATTCCTGGGCCACTTTCGGCGCGGACCTGCATCTGGAACCGGTCGGCCAGGGGCTCCGCAGCGGGCTGATGGAGGCGCTGCGGGAGGCGGTGCGCACCGGCCGCCTGACCCCCGGCACCCGGCTGCCGTCCTCCCGGGTGCTCGCCGCCGACCTGGGCGTCGCCCGCAACACGGTCGCCGACGCCTACGCCGAACTGGTCGCCGAGGGCTGGCTCACCGCCCGGCAGGGCTCGGGGACCCGGGTCGCCCGGCGGTCCGCGCCGCGCCGCACCGACCCCGCGGCGGCCCCCTCCCGGCCGGTGCGGCCCCGGGCCGGGTACAACCTGAGGCCCGGCTCGCCGGACCTGTCCGCCTTTCCGCGCACCGCCTGGCTCAAGGCCGCCCGCAAGGCGCTCACCGCCGCACCCGACGAGGCCTTCGGCTACGGCGACCCGCACGGCCGCGTCGAACTGCGCACCGTGCTCGCCGAATACCTGGCGCGGGCGCGCGGGGTGTACGCCGATCCGGAGCGCATCGTGATCTGCTCCGGCTTCGCGCACGGGCTGACGCTGCTGGGCCGGGTGCTGCGCCGGCGCGGGGTCCGGGAGATCGCCGTCGAGTCCTACAACCTCGACCTCCACACCGGCCTCCTCACCGACGCCGGGCTGCGCACCCCGTGCCTGCCCCTGGACGAGCACGGCTCCCGGACCGGCGAGCTGACCGCGCTGCGCGGCGCGGGCGCGGTCCTGCTGACCCCGGCGCACCAGTTCCCCACCGGCGTACCGCTGCACCCGGACCGGCGGGCCGCCGCCGTCGACTGGGCCAGGTCCACCGGCGGGCTGATCCTGGAGGACGACTACGACGGGGAGTTCCGGTACGACCGGCAGCCGGTGGGGGCGCTCCAGAGCCTCGACCCGGAGCGGGTCGTCCATCTCGGCACCGCCAGCAAGTCGCTGGCCCCGGGGCTGCGCCTCGGCTGGATGGTGCTGCCCCGGAGCCTGGTGGGCGAGGTGGTGGCGGCGAAGGGCGTGTCGGACTGGATGTCCGGCTCGCCCGACCAGCTGACGCTCGCGGAGTTCATCGCCTCGGGGGCGTACGACCGGCACGTGCGCTCCATGCGGCTGCGCTACCGGCGCCGCCGCGACCAGCTCGTCGCGGCGCTCGCCGAGCGCGCGCCGGGCATCGAGGTCAGCGGGATCGCGGCCGGGCTGCACGCGGTCCTCGAACTCCCGCCGGGCGCCGAGCGTTCGGTGGTCCAGGCGGCGGCGTTCCAGGGCCTGGCGCTGGACGGCCTCGCGCGCTACCGCCACCCGGACGCCCCGGCCGCCCGCGACGCCCTGGTGATCGGCTACGGCTCGCCGTCGGAGAGCGCCTGGGCGGGCGCGCTCGACGCCCTGTGCCGGGTGCTGCCGTAA
- a CDS encoding glutathionylspermidine synthase family protein → MERRTIEPRPGWQETVEAQGVVYPLTRYPDDSLRPYWDESAYYVFSLPEVEALEDVVEELHTMCLAAAAHIVERDRFADLGITDPRLAALVAESWRRRDELPSVYGRFDLRYDGDGPAKMLEYNADTPTSLVEAASAQWFWMEDRFPGADQWNSLHERLVDAWKRQAPLLPPGPLHFAHSDGDELGEDLMTVAYLRETAQQAGLDTHALSVEEIGWDRLSGRFVDERLRFIRSCFKLYPWEWLATDRFGPQVLDTLDNGGGSGTTCWIEPAWKMLLSNKALLAILWELYPGHPNLLPAYLDGPRELAGPGGAGYVSKPLLGREGAGVELHGPGSPPVPRDEPCCYQEVAPLPDFDGNRVVLGAWVVEDEAAGLGIRESAGPVTDEYARFLPHVIL, encoded by the coding sequence GTGGAACGCCGCACGATCGAGCCGCGCCCCGGCTGGCAGGAGACCGTCGAGGCGCAGGGCGTCGTCTACCCGCTGACCCGTTACCCGGACGACTCGCTGCGCCCGTACTGGGACGAGAGCGCCTACTACGTCTTCTCGCTGCCCGAGGTCGAGGCGCTGGAAGACGTCGTCGAGGAGCTCCACACGATGTGCCTGGCCGCCGCCGCGCACATCGTCGAGCGGGACCGTTTCGCCGACCTCGGCATCACCGACCCCCGCCTCGCCGCGCTGGTCGCCGAGTCCTGGCGCCGGCGGGACGAACTGCCGTCCGTGTACGGGCGGTTCGACCTGCGCTACGACGGCGACGGCCCGGCGAAGATGCTGGAGTACAACGCCGACACCCCGACCTCGCTGGTGGAGGCCGCGAGCGCGCAGTGGTTCTGGATGGAGGACCGGTTCCCCGGGGCCGACCAGTGGAACTCCCTGCACGAGCGGCTGGTCGACGCCTGGAAGCGGCAGGCGCCCCTGCTGCCGCCCGGACCGCTGCACTTCGCCCACTCCGACGGCGACGAGCTGGGCGAGGACCTGATGACGGTCGCGTATCTGCGCGAGACCGCCCAGCAGGCCGGGCTCGACACCCACGCCCTGTCCGTCGAGGAGATCGGCTGGGACCGGCTCTCGGGCCGGTTCGTCGACGAACGGCTGCGGTTCATCCGCAGCTGCTTCAAGCTCTACCCCTGGGAGTGGCTGGCCACCGACCGCTTCGGCCCGCAGGTGCTGGACACCCTCGACAACGGCGGCGGCTCCGGCACCACCTGCTGGATCGAGCCCGCCTGGAAGATGCTCCTCTCCAACAAGGCGCTCCTCGCGATCCTCTGGGAGCTGTACCCCGGCCACCCCAACCTGCTCCCCGCCTACCTCGACGGGCCACGCGAGCTGGCCGGACCCGGCGGGGCCGGATACGTCTCCAAGCCGCTGCTCGGCCGCGAGGGCGCGGGCGTCGAGCTGCACGGCCCGGGCTCGCCGCCCGTGCCGCGCGACGAGCCGTGCTGCTACCAGGAGGTGGCCCCGCTGCCCGACTTCGACGGCAACCGGGTGGTGCTCGGCGCGTGGGTCGTCGAGGACGAGGCGGCGGGGCTCGGCATCCGGGAGTCGGCGGGGCCGGTCACGGACGAGTACGCCCGCTTCCTGCCCCACGTCATCCTCTGA
- the rocD gene encoding ornithine--oxo-acid transaminase yields MSITETAIASAEAHSAHNYHPLPVVVASAEGAWMTDVEGRRYLDLLAGYSALNFGHGNRRLIDAAKAQLDRVTLTSRAFHHDRFADFCTELAALCGMETVLPMNTGAEAVETAVKTARKWGYRVKGVPDGMAKIIVASDNFHGRTTTIVSFSTDPEARADFGPYTPGFEIVPYGDLTAMREAMTENTVAVLIEPIQGEAGVLVPPAGYLPGVRELTRERNVLFVADEIQSGLGRTGKTFALEHEGVVPDVYLLGKALGGGVVPVSAVVSSADVLGVFRPGEHGSTFGGNPLACAVALEVIAMLRTGEYQQRAAELGDHLHRELGLLTGGGAVEAVRGRGLWAGVDIAPALGTGREISEKLMGLGVLVKDTHGSTIRIAPPLVIGKEDLDWGLDRLRTVLSA; encoded by the coding sequence GTGTCGATCACGGAAACTGCCATCGCCTCCGCCGAGGCGCACAGCGCGCACAACTACCACCCGTTGCCGGTCGTCGTGGCCTCGGCGGAGGGCGCCTGGATGACCGATGTCGAGGGCCGCCGGTACCTCGATCTGCTCGCCGGGTACTCGGCACTCAATTTCGGCCACGGCAACCGCCGGCTCATCGACGCGGCCAAGGCCCAGCTGGACCGGGTGACGCTGACGTCCCGGGCCTTCCACCACGACCGGTTCGCCGACTTCTGCACGGAGCTGGCGGCGCTGTGCGGCATGGAGACGGTGCTGCCGATGAACACCGGGGCGGAGGCCGTGGAGACCGCGGTGAAGACCGCCCGCAAGTGGGGCTACCGGGTCAAGGGCGTGCCGGACGGCATGGCGAAGATCATCGTGGCCTCGGACAACTTCCACGGCCGCACGACCACGATCGTCAGCTTCTCCACCGACCCGGAGGCCCGGGCCGACTTCGGCCCGTACACCCCCGGCTTCGAGATCGTGCCGTACGGCGACCTCACCGCGATGCGGGAGGCGATGACCGAGAACACCGTGGCGGTGCTGATCGAGCCGATCCAGGGCGAGGCCGGGGTGCTGGTGCCGCCGGCCGGCTATCTCCCCGGCGTACGGGAGCTGACCCGCGAGCGGAACGTGCTGTTCGTCGCGGACGAGATCCAGTCGGGGCTGGGGCGGACCGGGAAGACGTTCGCGCTGGAGCACGAGGGCGTCGTGCCCGACGTGTACCTGCTGGGCAAGGCGCTGGGCGGCGGGGTGGTGCCGGTGTCGGCGGTGGTCTCCTCGGCGGACGTCCTCGGCGTGTTCCGGCCCGGTGAGCACGGCTCCACGTTCGGCGGGAACCCGCTGGCCTGCGCGGTGGCGCTGGAGGTGATCGCGATGCTGCGGACCGGCGAGTACCAGCAGCGGGCGGCCGAGCTCGGTGATCATCTGCACCGGGAGCTGGGCCTGTTGACGGGCGGCGGCGCGGTGGAGGCGGTGCGCGGCCGGGGGCTGTGGGCGGGCGTCGACATCGCTCCGGCGCTGGGCACCGGCCGGGAGATCTCCGAGAAGCTGATGGGGTTGGGGGTGCTGGTGAAGGACACCCACGGTTCCACGATCCGGATCGCCCCGCCGCTGGTGATCGGCAAGGAGGACCTGGACTGGGGCCTGGACCGGCTGCGGACGGTGCTGAGCGCCTGA
- the trpS gene encoding tryptophan--tRNA ligase, with amino-acid sequence MLSGIQPTAGSFHLGNYLGAVRQWVALQESHDAFYMVVDLHAITIPQDPAELRANTRLAVAQLLAAGVDPERCTLFVQSHVPEHAQLGWVMNCLTGFGEASRMTQFKDKSAKQGADRATVGLFTYPVLQVADILLYQANQVPVGEDQRQHIELTRDLAERFNGRYGRTFTVPAPYILKETAKIFDLQDPAVKMSKSASTPKGLINLLDDPKATAKKVKSAVTDTDTVIRFDAEKKPGVSNLLTILSTLSGSSVEDLERSYEGKGYGALKTDLAEAMVEFVTPFRARTQQYLDDPETLDAVLAKGAEKARAVAAETLAQTYDRMGLLPAKH; translated from the coding sequence GTGCTCTCCGGGATCCAGCCCACCGCGGGCTCGTTCCACCTCGGCAACTACCTGGGCGCGGTGCGCCAGTGGGTGGCGTTGCAGGAGAGCCACGACGCCTTCTACATGGTCGTGGACCTGCACGCGATCACGATCCCGCAGGACCCCGCCGAGCTGCGGGCCAACACCCGGCTCGCCGTGGCGCAGCTGCTGGCGGCCGGTGTGGACCCGGAGCGCTGCACGCTCTTCGTCCAGAGCCATGTGCCCGAGCACGCCCAGCTCGGCTGGGTGATGAACTGCCTCACCGGCTTCGGCGAGGCCTCCCGGATGACGCAGTTCAAGGACAAGTCCGCCAAGCAGGGCGCCGACCGGGCCACCGTCGGCCTCTTCACCTACCCGGTGCTCCAGGTCGCGGACATCCTGCTCTACCAGGCCAACCAGGTCCCGGTGGGCGAGGACCAGCGCCAGCACATCGAGCTGACCCGCGACCTCGCCGAGCGGTTCAACGGCCGGTACGGCCGGACGTTCACCGTCCCCGCGCCGTACATCCTCAAGGAGACGGCGAAGATCTTCGACCTCCAGGACCCGGCGGTCAAGATGAGCAAGTCGGCCTCCACGCCGAAGGGCCTCATCAACCTGCTCGACGACCCGAAGGCCACGGCGAAGAAGGTGAAGAGCGCGGTCACCGACACCGACACGGTGATCCGCTTCGACGCCGAGAAGAAGCCGGGCGTCAGCAACCTGCTCACGATCCTCTCCACCCTCTCCGGCAGCTCCGTCGAGGACCTGGAACGGAGTTACGAGGGCAAGGGCTACGGTGCGCTGAAGACGGATCTGGCCGAGGCCATGGTGGAATTCGTCACTCCCTTCCGGGCCCGCACCCAGCAGTATCTGGACGACCCGGAGACGCTGGACGCCGTCCTGGCCAAGGGAGCGGAGAAGGCCAGGGCCGTCGCCGCGGAGACCTTGGCGCAGACGTACGACCGGATGGGCCTCCTGCCCGCGAAGCACTGA
- a CDS encoding 2'-5' RNA ligase family protein, which produces MGTVTLGVSIAVPEPYGSLLQDRRASFGDPAAFGIPTHVTLMPPTEAQSADLPAIEAHLDRIATAGRPFPMRLSGTGTFRPLSPVVFVQVVEGASACSWLQKRVRDASGPLVRELQFPYHPHVTVAHGIAEEAMDRAYEELAEYEAAWTCGSFSLYEQGPDAVWRKLRDFPFGAGGGTPAVPAQGGYTIDAPSAPSLRP; this is translated from the coding sequence GTGGGGACCGTAACGCTCGGCGTTTCGATCGCGGTCCCGGAGCCCTACGGCAGCCTGCTCCAGGATCGCCGCGCGAGCTTCGGGGACCCTGCCGCCTTCGGCATTCCCACCCACGTCACCCTCATGCCGCCGACCGAGGCGCAGTCGGCGGACCTGCCGGCGATCGAGGCGCACCTCGACAGGATCGCCACGGCCGGCCGGCCCTTCCCGATGCGGCTGTCGGGCACCGGGACCTTCCGCCCGCTGTCGCCGGTCGTCTTCGTCCAGGTCGTCGAGGGCGCGTCGGCCTGCTCCTGGCTCCAGAAGCGGGTCCGGGACGCCTCGGGCCCGCTGGTGCGCGAGCTCCAGTTCCCGTACCACCCGCACGTCACCGTGGCCCACGGCATCGCCGAGGAGGCCATGGACCGGGCCTACGAGGAGCTCGCGGAGTACGAGGCGGCCTGGACCTGCGGATCCTTCTCGCTGTACGAGCAGGGCCCGGACGCCGTCTGGCGCAAGCTCCGGGACTTCCCGTTCGGAGCGGGCGGCGGCACGCCCGCCGTCCCGGCCCAGGGCGGCTACACGATCGACGCACCGTCGGCCCCGTCGCTGCGGCCCTAG
- a CDS encoding decaprenylphospho-beta-D-erythro-pentofuranosid-2-ulose 2-reductase, with amino-acid sequence MKDAFGAPQSLLVLGGASEIALATARRLIALRTRRVWLAGRPSPALESAAAELRGRGADVRTVDFDALDSASHEVVLGKVFAEGDIDVVLMAFGVLGDQARDEEEPMAAVRVAQTNYTGAVSAGLVCAGALQAQGHGSLVVLSSVAGERARRADFIYGSSKAGLDAFAQGLGDALQGTGVQVMVVRPGFVRTRATAGRPEQPFATGPEEVAVAIVAGLRRRSETVWVPGSLRVVMAALRHVPRPLFRRLPV; translated from the coding sequence GTGAAGGATGCCTTCGGTGCCCCGCAGTCCCTGCTCGTCCTCGGCGGCGCCTCCGAGATCGCCCTGGCCACCGCGCGCCGGCTGATCGCCCTGCGCACCCGCCGGGTCTGGCTGGCCGGGCGCCCCTCCCCGGCCCTGGAGTCGGCCGCCGCCGAGCTGCGCGGCCGGGGTGCGGACGTGCGGACCGTCGACTTCGACGCACTCGACTCCGCCTCCCACGAGGTCGTCCTCGGCAAGGTCTTCGCGGAGGGCGACATCGACGTGGTGCTGATGGCGTTCGGGGTCCTCGGCGACCAGGCACGGGACGAGGAGGAGCCGATGGCCGCGGTCCGGGTCGCCCAGACCAACTACACCGGGGCGGTCTCCGCCGGGCTGGTGTGCGCCGGCGCGCTACAGGCGCAGGGGCACGGTTCGCTGGTGGTGCTGTCCTCGGTGGCCGGGGAGCGCGCCCGGCGCGCGGACTTCATCTACGGCTCCAGCAAGGCGGGCCTCGACGCCTTCGCGCAGGGGCTCGGCGACGCGCTCCAGGGGACCGGGGTGCAGGTGATGGTCGTCCGCCCCGGCTTCGTCCGGACCCGGGCCACGGCGGGACGGCCGGAGCAGCCGTTCGCGACCGGCCCGGAGGAGGTCGCGGTGGCGATCGTCGCGGGGCTGCGGCGGCGCTCGGAGACCGTGTGGGTGCCCGGTTCGCTCCGGGTGGTGATGGCGGCGCTGCGGCACGTACCGCGCCCGCTGTTCCGTCGGCTGCCGGTCTAG
- a CDS encoding FAD-binding protein has protein sequence MSVDLVSLTGWGRTAPTTAVRFRPRTHEEAAAVVRGRGPRGVIARGLGRSPGDAAQNAGGSVLDLTGLARVGGVDAAAGVVRCDAGVSLERLLRVLLPLGWLPPVVPGTGGVTVGGAIGSDLSGLDHRRSGSFARHVSALELLTADGEVRTVLPGTALFDATAGGLGLTGVILGATLRLRRVATGLMSVSTERAGDLDDLLARFTAGGDRLPYASAWIDLMARGRATGRGILTRGEHATPDMRPAHAGRTLFSPRSGGPRGRFRLPGLPPVPGGLVGPASAALYNEVRYRGAPRARTGELRPVPAFFHAADAFWDANLLYGRGGLVRYRFAVGYGQEETLHRVVRRIAARRSPAVRAVLQRFGAADPGGLSFAAPGWSLALDLPAALPGLARFLDDVDEEVAAAGGRVCLAKDSRMRPETAASMYPGLADFRELRARLDPTEAFRSDLSRRLGL, from the coding sequence ATGTCCGTCGACCTGGTGTCCTTGACCGGCTGGGGCCGCACCGCCCCGACGACCGCCGTGCGGTTCCGCCCCCGTACCCACGAGGAGGCGGCCGCCGTCGTCCGGGGGCGCGGGCCCCGGGGTGTCATCGCGCGCGGGCTGGGGCGGTCGCCCGGGGACGCGGCGCAGAACGCGGGCGGCTCGGTGCTCGACCTGACGGGTCTGGCCCGGGTCGGCGGTGTCGACGCCGCCGCCGGCGTGGTGCGCTGCGACGCCGGGGTGAGTCTGGAGCGGCTGCTGCGGGTCCTGCTGCCGCTCGGCTGGCTCCCGCCGGTCGTGCCCGGGACCGGCGGGGTGACGGTCGGCGGGGCGATCGGCTCCGATCTGTCCGGCCTCGACCACCGCCGCTCGGGCTCGTTCGCCCGGCACGTGAGCGCCCTGGAACTGCTCACCGCCGACGGCGAGGTGCGTACGGTCCTGCCGGGCACCGCTCTCTTCGACGCGACCGCCGGTGGCCTGGGGCTGACCGGAGTGATCCTGGGCGCCACCCTGCGCCTGCGGCGCGTGGCGACCGGGCTGATGTCCGTCTCCACCGAGCGCGCCGGGGACCTGGACGATCTGCTGGCCCGCTTCACCGCGGGCGGCGACCGGCTGCCGTACGCCTCCGCCTGGATCGACCTGATGGCCCGGGGCCGGGCGACCGGACGCGGGATCCTCACCCGGGGGGAGCACGCGACCCCTGATATGCGCCCGGCGCACGCTGGGCGCACTCTGTTCTCCCCGCGGTCCGGAGGGCCCCGGGGGCGGTTCCGGCTCCCCGGCCTTCCGCCGGTGCCGGGCGGGCTGGTCGGCCCGGCATCGGCCGCCCTGTACAACGAGGTCCGCTACCGGGGCGCACCCCGTGCGCGGACCGGTGAGCTCCGGCCGGTCCCCGCCTTCTTCCACGCCGCGGACGCCTTCTGGGACGCGAACCTCCTGTACGGCCGGGGCGGCCTGGTGCGCTATCGGTTCGCCGTCGGGTACGGCCAGGAGGAGACCCTGCACCGGGTCGTGCGGCGGATCGCGGCGCGCCGGAGCCCCGCCGTGCGGGCCGTGCTCCAGCGGTTCGGGGCGGCGGACCCCGGAGGACTGTCGTTCGCCGCGCCCGGCTGGTCCCTGGCCCTGGACCTGCCCGCGGCCCTGCCCGGGCTGGCCCGCTTCCTCGACGACGTCGACGAGGAGGTGGCCGCCGCCGGGGGCCGGGTCTGCCTGGCGAAGGACTCCCGGATGCGGCCGGAGACAGCGGCCTCCATGTACCCGGGGCTGGCGGACTTCCGCGAGCTGAGGGCACGGCTGGACCCGACGGAGGCGTTCCGCTCCGACCTGTCGCGCCGCCTCGGCCTGTAG